One segment of Rosa chinensis cultivar Old Blush chromosome 6, RchiOBHm-V2, whole genome shotgun sequence DNA contains the following:
- the LOC112170460 gene encoding NAC domain-containing protein 2 isoform X2, producing the protein MGKSSLPPGFRFNPTDVELVQYYLKRKVMGKRLLVKVIAEVDIYKWAPWDLPDKSCWRSGDLKWYFFCPREKKYASGARMNRATDCGYWKTTGKDRSVLYSNEVVGWIKTLIFHTGRAPRGQRTDWVLHEYRLEDKKLVDMGVPQDSYVLCMVFQKDGIGPRSNKQYGAPFKEEDWTDDEVETDVVPHVNMPEPNLGHANIHQPEPHLIHSNMPEPDLVQANIPDQVPVNSNITEPDLVYGNMPDPYLVYPNMPESDLDYANMPQSDLGYANMSEPSLVLPSNYNSSIATRTNSRESCVSDILPPSCNVLQSVSSNYVTTEKPHVSTDDDIMSMLNCFTEEGTFSMSDIDKNELDNLIYSGDANPIADFERHDDAHEDRGGLSKNGYNIPNGAMSGAPGENEPYLELVDLDKPLNGNNSLFPMISPPHTFLGETPYEDSLFPWSDDL; encoded by the exons ATGGGGAAATCATCTCTGCCTCCTGGTTTTCGGTTCAATCCTACTGATGTTGAGCTGGTGCAATATTATTTGAAGAGGAAGGTAATGGGAAAGAGACTCCTTGTTAAAGTTATTGCTGAGGTGGACATTTACAAATGGGCTCCTTGGGATCTTCCAG ACAAGTCTTGTTGGCGAAGTGGAGATTTGAAGTGGTACTTCTTTTGTCCTAGAGAGAAAAAATATGCAAGTGGAGCTAGAATGAATCGTGCCACTGACTGTGGTTACTGGAAAACCACAGGAAAGGATAGATCTGTTCTTTACAGTAATGAAGTTGTTGGGTGGATTAAAACATTAATTTTCCACACCGGTCGAGCTCCACGAGGACAGCGGACTGATTGGGTTTTACATGAGTATAGGCTTGAAGACAAGAAACTGGTTGATATGGGTGTGCCTCAG GATTCTTATGTGCTCTGTATGGTTTTCCAAAAGGATGGGATAGGACCAAGAAGCAATAAACAATATGGTGCACCCTTCAAAGAGGAAGATTGGACTGATGATGAGGTTGAAACTGATGTAGTTCCACATGTAAACATGCCTGAGCCAAACCTTGGTCATGCAAACATTCATCAGCCAGAGCCACATCTTATTCATTCAAACATGCCTGAGCCAGACCTTGTTCAAGCAAACATACCTGATCAAGTACCTGTTAATTCAAACATCACTGAGCCCGATCTTGTTTATGGAAACATGCCCGACCCATACCTTGTTTATCCAAACATGCCTGAATCAGACCTTGATTATGCAAACATGCCTCAATCAGACCTTGGTTATGCAAACATGTCTGAGCCATCCCTTGTCTTGCCCAGCAACTATAATAGCTCTATTGCTACTCGCACCAATTCCCGTGAGTCTTGTGTTTCTGATATCTTGCCACCTTCTTGCAATGTTCTGCAGTCTGTTTCCAGTAATTATGTTACAACAGAGAAACCTCATGTTTCAACTGATGATGATATCATGTCGATGCTTAATTGCTTTACAGAAGAAGGAACTTTCTCCATGAGTGACATTGACAAAAATGAG CTTGATAATCTCATTTATTCTGGAGACGCTAATCCTATAGCTGATTTCGAAAGACATGATGATGCTCATGAAGATCGGGGAGGATTGAGCAAAAATGGATATAATATCCCCAATGGAGCTATGTCTGGAGCTCCAGGTGAGAATGAGCCATATCTGGAGCTAGTTGATCTTGACAAACCTTTGAATGGCAATAATTCCCTGTTTCCAATGATTAGTCCACCTCATACTTTTCTTGGAGAGACACCTTATGAAGACTCGTTGTTTCCATGGAGTGATGACTTATGA
- the LOC112170460 gene encoding NAC domain-containing protein 2 isoform X1, producing the protein MGKSSLPPGFRFNPTDVELVQYYLKRKVMGKRLLVKVIAEVDIYKWAPWDLPDKSCWRSGDLKWYFFCPREKKYASGARMNRATDCGYWKTTGKDRSVLYSNEVVGWIKTLIFHTGRAPRGQRTDWVLHEYRLEDKKLVDMGVPQDSYVLCMVFQKDGIGPRSNKQYGAPFKEEDWTDDEVETDVVPHVNMPEPNLGHANIHQPEPHLIHSNMPEPDLVQANIPDQVPVNSNITEPDLVYGNMPDPYLVYPNMPESDLDYANMPQSDLGYANMSEPSLVLPSNYNSSIATRTNSRESCVSDILPPSCNVLQSVSSNYVTTEKPHVSTDDDIMSMLNCFTEEGTFSMSDIDKNEQLDNLIYSGDANPIADFERHDDAHEDRGGLSKNGYNIPNGAMSGAPGENEPYLELVDLDKPLNGNNSLFPMISPPHTFLGETPYEDSLFPWSDDL; encoded by the exons ATGGGGAAATCATCTCTGCCTCCTGGTTTTCGGTTCAATCCTACTGATGTTGAGCTGGTGCAATATTATTTGAAGAGGAAGGTAATGGGAAAGAGACTCCTTGTTAAAGTTATTGCTGAGGTGGACATTTACAAATGGGCTCCTTGGGATCTTCCAG ACAAGTCTTGTTGGCGAAGTGGAGATTTGAAGTGGTACTTCTTTTGTCCTAGAGAGAAAAAATATGCAAGTGGAGCTAGAATGAATCGTGCCACTGACTGTGGTTACTGGAAAACCACAGGAAAGGATAGATCTGTTCTTTACAGTAATGAAGTTGTTGGGTGGATTAAAACATTAATTTTCCACACCGGTCGAGCTCCACGAGGACAGCGGACTGATTGGGTTTTACATGAGTATAGGCTTGAAGACAAGAAACTGGTTGATATGGGTGTGCCTCAG GATTCTTATGTGCTCTGTATGGTTTTCCAAAAGGATGGGATAGGACCAAGAAGCAATAAACAATATGGTGCACCCTTCAAAGAGGAAGATTGGACTGATGATGAGGTTGAAACTGATGTAGTTCCACATGTAAACATGCCTGAGCCAAACCTTGGTCATGCAAACATTCATCAGCCAGAGCCACATCTTATTCATTCAAACATGCCTGAGCCAGACCTTGTTCAAGCAAACATACCTGATCAAGTACCTGTTAATTCAAACATCACTGAGCCCGATCTTGTTTATGGAAACATGCCCGACCCATACCTTGTTTATCCAAACATGCCTGAATCAGACCTTGATTATGCAAACATGCCTCAATCAGACCTTGGTTATGCAAACATGTCTGAGCCATCCCTTGTCTTGCCCAGCAACTATAATAGCTCTATTGCTACTCGCACCAATTCCCGTGAGTCTTGTGTTTCTGATATCTTGCCACCTTCTTGCAATGTTCTGCAGTCTGTTTCCAGTAATTATGTTACAACAGAGAAACCTCATGTTTCAACTGATGATGATATCATGTCGATGCTTAATTGCTTTACAGAAGAAGGAACTTTCTCCATGAGTGACATTGACAAAAATGAG CAGCTTGATAATCTCATTTATTCTGGAGACGCTAATCCTATAGCTGATTTCGAAAGACATGATGATGCTCATGAAGATCGGGGAGGATTGAGCAAAAATGGATATAATATCCCCAATGGAGCTATGTCTGGAGCTCCAGGTGAGAATGAGCCATATCTGGAGCTAGTTGATCTTGACAAACCTTTGAATGGCAATAATTCCCTGTTTCCAATGATTAGTCCACCTCATACTTTTCTTGGAGAGACACCTTATGAAGACTCGTTGTTTCCATGGAGTGATGACTTATGA
- the LOC112170460 gene encoding NAC domain-containing protein 53 isoform X3: MGKSSLPPGFRFNPTDVELVQYYLKRKVMGKRLLVKVIAEVDIYKWAPWDLPDKSCWRSGDLKWYFFCPREKKYASGARMNRATDCGYWKTTGKDRSVLYSNEVVGWIKTLIFHTGRAPRGQRTDWVLHEYRLEDKKLVDMGVPQDSYVLCMVFQKDGIGPRSNKQYGAPFKEEDWTDDEVETDVVPHVNMPEPNLGHANIHQPEPHLIHSNMPEPDLVQANIPDQVPVNSNITEPDLVYGNMPDPYLVYPNMPESDLDYANMPQSDLGYANMSEPSLVLPSNYNSSIATRTNSRESCVSDILPPSCNVLQSVSSNYVTTEKPHVSTDDDIMSMLNCFTEEGTFSMSDIDKNECLTFSWVYSSLIISFILETLIL; this comes from the exons ATGGGGAAATCATCTCTGCCTCCTGGTTTTCGGTTCAATCCTACTGATGTTGAGCTGGTGCAATATTATTTGAAGAGGAAGGTAATGGGAAAGAGACTCCTTGTTAAAGTTATTGCTGAGGTGGACATTTACAAATGGGCTCCTTGGGATCTTCCAG ACAAGTCTTGTTGGCGAAGTGGAGATTTGAAGTGGTACTTCTTTTGTCCTAGAGAGAAAAAATATGCAAGTGGAGCTAGAATGAATCGTGCCACTGACTGTGGTTACTGGAAAACCACAGGAAAGGATAGATCTGTTCTTTACAGTAATGAAGTTGTTGGGTGGATTAAAACATTAATTTTCCACACCGGTCGAGCTCCACGAGGACAGCGGACTGATTGGGTTTTACATGAGTATAGGCTTGAAGACAAGAAACTGGTTGATATGGGTGTGCCTCAG GATTCTTATGTGCTCTGTATGGTTTTCCAAAAGGATGGGATAGGACCAAGAAGCAATAAACAATATGGTGCACCCTTCAAAGAGGAAGATTGGACTGATGATGAGGTTGAAACTGATGTAGTTCCACATGTAAACATGCCTGAGCCAAACCTTGGTCATGCAAACATTCATCAGCCAGAGCCACATCTTATTCATTCAAACATGCCTGAGCCAGACCTTGTTCAAGCAAACATACCTGATCAAGTACCTGTTAATTCAAACATCACTGAGCCCGATCTTGTTTATGGAAACATGCCCGACCCATACCTTGTTTATCCAAACATGCCTGAATCAGACCTTGATTATGCAAACATGCCTCAATCAGACCTTGGTTATGCAAACATGTCTGAGCCATCCCTTGTCTTGCCCAGCAACTATAATAGCTCTATTGCTACTCGCACCAATTCCCGTGAGTCTTGTGTTTCTGATATCTTGCCACCTTCTTGCAATGTTCTGCAGTCTGTTTCCAGTAATTATGTTACAACAGAGAAACCTCATGTTTCAACTGATGATGATATCATGTCGATGCTTAATTGCTTTACAGAAGAAGGAACTTTCTCCATGAGTGACATTGACAAAAATGAG TGTCTGACTTTTTCATGGGTTTACAGCAGCTTGATAATCTCATTTATTCTGGAGACGCTAATCCTATAG